The Clostridium beijerinckii genomic sequence TTGGATTTAGGTATGCCGACTAGTTAGTTTTCGAATCTACCTAAGAGAAGGAGGAGTTTCTATGATAAATAGGTATACAAAGCTTCTTGAAATTGTAAATGAAAACAAGCGTATAGAAGTCAGTAAATTATCAGAGCTTTTAAATGTATCTCAAGTGACTATACGTAAAGATCTTGGTGCATTAGAAGAAAAAGGATTATTGAAGCGTGAACATGGGTATGCTGTTATGACTTCAAGTGATGATATCAATAGCAGATTAGCTTTTAATTATGATATAAAAAGAAAAATAGCACAATTGGCAAGTAAACTTGTAAATGATGGTGAAACAGTTATGATTGAATCGGGCTCATCTTGTGCCTTACTTGCAGAAGAACTCGCATATAATAAAAAGGATATAACAGTAATAACTAATTCTACATTTATTGCAAACTATATTAGAGAAGGAAATGCGAAAGTAGTGTTGCTTGGAGGAGATTATCAGCCGGAATCTCAGGTATCAGTGGGCCCTCTAACAAGAAAGTGCGTTAAAGATTTTTTTGTAGATAAATTGTTTATCGGAACTGATGGTTATAATTCTAAAATAGGGTTTACAGGAAAAAACTTAATGCGTACAGAAACGGTAAAAGCCATGGCTGAAAGTTCTAATAAAATTATAATATTAACAGAATCATCAAAGTTTTCTGAGCGTGGAGTGGTATCTCAATTTAAAGCAGAAGAGATAAGCTATTTATTTACAGATACTAATATTCCTGAAGATGTTTTAGAAAGTTTAAAGAAAGAAAAAGTGGATGTTCAAATGGTAAGTGTAGAATAAGATAAACCAATTGAGATTTAAAGCTATGCGATAACTTGCCGAAAGAGAAGGAGCTCTGTTACTCGGTTGCTAAAAAAGTAATTGTGGATTTCTACCAGTAAAGGTTGCACCCATCCCTGCATGATCCCGAGCCAGCTCGTGACAGGCAAGGTTGGAACAACTTTTACTGAAGAAATGCCTACAATCATTTTTTCGATGCAACGCTACGCAAAAGAGCACCTTCTCTTTCTTGTATGGCATATATTTAAAATTATAAATAATTTGGAAAAATAAGTCAGACATCAAAAGGCTTTTTAATAAGGCTTGTAACTATTTTTAGACATAAATGACCTACAAAATATTTGTGATTTCGGTAAGTCACCATGTAAGTTTTAGTTATCACATTTTATTATTGTAGTATTTAAATGCTATTACATAAGCAATTAAAAAAATGCAAGGTATAAATAAAAGAACTTGAGCTAGTAGTGGATCAAAAAGACCTCCGATTAATGCAGTTGCGTATGACACTATAAGCATTACAATGGCTGCTAATTTAAATGATTTATTTCCAATTTCATGAATTCTTTCATCTGTATTATTTAGACGGCTTTTCTTCAGCTTTATTTCATCATTGAGCAAAAGCCTATTTTTAATCCATAGGATTGAGCTTATTATAATAAGGTCTATACCTGCAGCAGAGAATACTTCATGGATATTTTCACTAGCAGAGGTTTTCATATAAAGTTCTGCACCAAAACCAACTGCTACTGTAATGATTCCGATAATCAAAAGTACAACAATAATCTTCATGCGATATTTTATAACATTTTTATATTCTTCATTAGTTTTGGCTGTATTACCAGCTAAAATTCCTTTCATAAATTCTCATCCTCCTTATCAAAAATAAATATCTCTTCAATAGAAATCTCAAAAAATTGTGCAATTTTGTGTGCCAGTATTAAGGAAGCATTATATCTTCCGTTTTCAAGTGATATAATTGTCTGTCTTGTTACATTTACTGCATCTGCAAGCTCACCTTGAGTTATCTTCTTTTCTTTTCGTAACTCTTGTATTCTAGTCTGCAACTTATCACTACCTTTCAAATAGTATAGTATGCTTTACAATTAAAGTATAGTACGCTTTACATCAAATGTCAAGTGAACTATACATCTGGTTTGAATTATAAATAATGAATTGTGTGCTAGATTTACTTAGAATATCATAGTTGTTTATGTAACGACTTAAACTCAAAACACTTAGTTAGAGAGCATCTAAGAGAAAGTATTTAATAAGATTATTATTTATATAAAGATTCAAGTATAAAATAGATACTTTCGAATGAAATATTATCGTTGACAAAATGCAATCGAAGTATATAATTTAATTATGAAAGAAAATAAAAATAGTTTCAAATGAAAGTGAAAAAGTTTATTATAATATGAAATTGATAATGAGGGGAGAATATTTATGAATCATTTTGGAGAATTAACTGATAGAATGCATAATTTTAGAGAAGAATTATTAAATGCAAAATCTATGGTTAGTGTAGAAAGAGCTAGACTTACTACGGAAAGTTACAAAGAACACGCTGATAAGCCAATGGTATTACGTAGAGCGTTATGTTTAGAAAATATACTGAAAAATATGACTATATTTATTGAAGATAACTCAATAATTGCAGGAAATCAAGCGGAATCAAATCGCTCAGCTCCTATTTTTCCTGAATATGCAATGGATTGGGTTATAGATGAACTTGATGAATTTGAAAAACGTGCAGGTGATATATTTTATATTACTGAAGAAAGTAAGGATGTTTTAAGAGAAATAGCACCTTTTTGGGAGCATAAAACTTTAAAAGACAGAGGTCTTGCAGGGATGCCTGCTGAAAGTAGAATTTTTTATGATCTAGGGATTATAAAAGCAGAGGGTAATATTACTTCTGGGGATGCTCATATAGCGGTAAATTATGAAACTGTATTAAAACTTGGGTTAATTAATTATAAAGAGCGAACAGAAAAGAAATTAAAGGAACTAGACCTTACAGACCATAGGAATCTAAATAAGTCTTATTTTTATAGAGCAATTTTAATTGTACTTGATGCAGTAGCAGCTTTTGCAAAACGTTATGCAGATTTAGCATTAGAATTAGCTGAAAAAGAATCTGATGTAAATAGAAAAGAAGAATTACTTGAAATGTCAAGAATATTAAATAAAGTTCCATATTATCCAGCAGAAACTTTCCATGAAGCAGTTCAATCTTTGTGGATAATTCACTTAGTTTTGCAAATTGAATCAAACGGACATTCACTTTCATATGGAAGAATGGATCAATACTTAAATCCTTTCTATGAAAAAGATTTAAAACTTGGGAAGATTACTGAAGATAGTGCTACTGAATTATTAACAAATTTATGGCTTAAGACATTTACAATAAATAAAATAAGAAGCTGGTCACATACACGTTTTAGCGCAGGTAGTCCACTATATCAAAATGTTACGGTTGGTGGCCAGACTGTAGATAAAAAAGATGCAGTAAATCCATTAAGCTACTTAATTCTAAAGAGTGTTGCTCAGACAAAATTACCACAACCTAACTTAACAGTACGTTATTATAGAGGGTTATCTAATGATTTTATGAAAGAATGCATAGAAGTAGTAAGATTAGGATTCGGAATGCCAGCCTTTAATAGTGATGAAGTTATTATTCCATCATTCATAGAAAAAGGTGTAGATGAAAAAGATGCCTATAACTATAGTGCAATTGGATGTGTTGAAGTAGCGGTTCCGGGTAAATGGGGTTATAGATGTACTGGAATGAGCTTTTTAAATTTCCCTAAATCATTATTAATAGCTTTAAATGATGGAATTGATCCCGAGTCAGGAACTAAGCTTTGCGAGGGTGTAGGTCACTTTAAGGATATGACAACCTTTGATGAGGTTATGAAAGCCTGGGATAAGATAATTCGTGAATTTACAAGACATAGTGTAATAATAGATAGTTGTGCAGACTTAGCAATAGAAGAAGTTACAGCAGATGTATTATGCTCAGCTTTAACTGATGATTGCATTGAAAGAGGTTTAAACTTAAAAGAAGGTGGAGCCGTATATGACTTTATTAGTGATCTTCAAGTAGGTATCGCTAACCTTGGAGATTCTCTTGCAGCAATTAAAAAATGTGTATTTGAAGATAAGAGTTTTACACCAGCACAAGTTTGGGATGCATTGCTTAATAATTTTGAAGGAGAAGATGGTAAAAGAATTCAAGATATATTACTTAATGATGCTCCTAAGTATGGAAATGACGATGATTATATAGATTTATTATTAAGAGAAGCTTATGAAATCTATATTGATGAGATAAAGAAATACAAAAATACTAGATATGGTAGAGGACCAATTGGAGGATGCTATTATGCTGGAACTTCTTCAATTTCAGCTAATGTACCACAAGGAGCAGGAACTTTGGCAACTCCAGATGGAAGAAAGGCTGGAGAGCCTTTAGCTGAAGGGTGTTCACCATCTCATGCAATGGATAAAAATGGTCCTACAGCAGTATTTAAATCAGTTTCAAAATTACCAACACACGATATTACTGGTGGAGTATTATTAAATCAAAAGGTAACACCACAAATGTTATCTAAGGAAAGTGATAGAGAAAAGTTAATTTTATTAATTAGAACTTTCTTTAATCGTTTAGAAGGTTTTCATGTACAATACAATGTAGTATCAAGAGATACTTTACTTGATGCGCAAAAACATCCAGAAGATCATAGAGACCTAATTGTTAGAGTAGCAGGATATAGTGCTTTCTTTAATGTATTATCGAAACAAACTCAAGATGATATAATTGAAAGAACAGAACAAGTTTTATAGTAAAATAATTCTCCCCAAGTGAAATGTTCATCGATATTATTTATGAAACCCACGACCATTTGCATGTGGCTTAAATAGCTGGTTGCAGGTGGTCGTGTTTTTTTGATACTGGCGGCTTAATCTTATATATTTTGTAAAAGATGAAACAATCTATAAATTAATCAATATCAGAATTAATTTTATTTTTTTCTTCAGAAATCGTATGTAGGATTCTTTTTAGAATAATCACTGTTTGTTCTTCTTCTTTCTTAGATAAGTTTTTAGAAAAAATAGCAACTAATTCTAAAAAGGTTGCATCTATTTTAGGTATAACTTTTTTTCCTGCATCCGTTAAATATAACCTATAAATACGCTTATCATTTTCATCTTGAATTCTTTTTACATAATCATTTTCTACTAGATTTTTTACTGCTTTTGCAGTGGTTGATTTACCTACATACAGAAACTCACTTAACTCTTTCTGACTTATACCTTCATTTTTTGAAATCACATATAAAAAATCATGTTGGCCACTTCTAATATTTAAATCTATAAGCTTTGAATTTATTATGCTTTGAGCATTTCTATAAATTGCTGCATTAAGTTTACTAATGTTTTCCATAGTTACTTATCTCCTTTAGATTAGTTTCCTATAAAGTGAAACTTTTCAGGTGGAGTTTTAACTCCAGCTGAATTTAGTTGAACCTATAACCTCAAGGGTCACAATGTACCCTCAAGGGGCACATTGTCCAGAAGCGTGCAGCCGTTATCTCCCGCTTAAAGAAAAGGGAGTGCTACGGATGCTAGCTATCGGATAAAACCATCTTAAATTATATATATAAATAATTATAGTTTCAATGATTTACTAGGATATATATTTTTTGAAATTATGAATTGGTATTTTAAAATATAGATTATATTATTTGGAAAAAGAAAACTCTGCCATTGATAAAACGCAGAGCTAACTTTGTATGTGATTAATATACGTTTTGAGAATTTGTGTTACGTACTAATCCTAAGGTAAAATACTACTTTTTTACTTGTAATTGAGGTTTTCTCTTTCTGCCAATAATGAAATAAAGAATAAATGCTATAATAGCAGCCCCACTTGCCCACAGATACATTTGAGCATATCCAACGTTTGATGAAACTACTCCTAAAATTACTGCGCCTAATCCTATACCACAATCAAATGCAGTGAAAAATGTAGCATTGGCAGCACCTAGACGTGAAGGTGGAACTCCAACCATGGCCATTGTCTGTAAAGTAGATTGAGTTGCACCAAAGCCTATTCCGTAAATAAATGCGGCGATTAAAAACATGCTAATATTTGAAGACTCAGATAACAGCAACATAGATATAATTACACATATAAAACCTGGAATAATTGCATAGTCAAAACCTAATTTATCTATTATTTTACCGAATATTGGTCTAGATATAAATAAGGATATTGCATAGACTGTAAAGAAAATTCCAATGTTCTCTATGCCTTTTTGTGAAGCATAAAGAGGTAAGAAACTGGTTAATGCACCATAAGTTATTGTTACAAAAAATACTATAATAGAAGGATTTATAGATATTTTTTCATACAATGAAGCTTTTATTTTAGTTTGCTCTTTATTTTCAATTTTTTTATATTCTAATTTAAAAGCAATAATACCTCCAAGCACGGCTAGTATAGTAGATGTTAAAAATAGAGCTTGAAAGCTATATTTTGATATCACAAATAGTCCAATTGTAGGAGCTACTGCCATAGCTAAACTACTTGTCAGACTAAAATATCCCATTCCTTCTCCAAAACGATCATTTGGGATATTATCCGAAGCAATTGTATTAGAAGCTGTACTTACTGCCCCCCAGCCAAAGCCATGGATAAACCGTATCATAATAATTGCACTAATAAATGGAACTATTGAATAAGAAAATACTGATATAATAAAAATAAATAATCCAACTAAAAACACCTTTTGTCGGCCTAACTTATCAAGAAGTAATCCAGAGATTGGCCTAATTATTACTGAAGATACTACAAATGCTCCAGTTACTAATCCAATGATAGAGTTTGTCCCTCCGAGTTTTTTAGCATAGAGCGGAAGTGTAGGTAATAACATTTGAAATCCAAAAAATATTAATAGGTTTATTATGTTTATAATAACGAAGTTTTTTGTCCAAAGAACCTTATCTTTTTGTATATCTTTTTCCATAAATGTTCTCTCCTTTGAATATTAGTTTCCTTTGCAACTAATATAACAATAACATAAATTAGTTTCTTGTGCAACTAATTTGATTGATGAATTCAATAAAATTTTTACTCATAACTAATGAGATTTAAGTTGATATTTAAATAGTACCAAAAAGTGGGGATAAGGAATTTAAGTTGTAATTAATAGGAATTTATATGCAAATAATGTTAAAATATAATAATAAAGAGTATAATAGTTTTATTAATAATTCAATTACTCTTTACATAATTGAGTGGAGAATCCACTAAAATTCATATAAAAATTTTAAATTATTTAGACATAAATATTTCTTAACATAAAACTATGGTGTAAAGTAACAAGAAAATATTAAGTGAAATTAAAAAGTTTACTTAATAAAGAAGGGAGCTAAATGATGAATTGGGAGGCGTTTGAAAAGGCTTTGATTAATTACGATAAGTTAGAAGTTAATAAAATTCTTCAACATTTTTTAGCTGAAAAAAATGGGATTGATTTTATTGATGAGTATATAGTTAAGTCCTTGACTTCCATTGGGGAAAAGTGGGAAAGAGGAGAAGTAGCTTTATCACAGATATATATGAGCAGCAGGCTTTGTGAGGAAATTGCAAGTTCTATTTTGGAGGAAAAAAACTTCATAATTAAGAATGCAAAGCCGATCGCAATAGTTACTCTTGAGGACTATCACACTCTCGGAAAGAAAATCGTAAGTGCCGTTGTGAGGTCAAGCGGTTTTGACCTTATAGACTATGGTTCTATAAGTCGACTGGAGGAGATAATAAAGAAAGTTACTGAAGATAGGATAAAAATACTTATGATATCAGTATTAATGTATCCATCTGCTTTAAAAATTAAGAAAATATCTCAAATGCTTCATGAAAAGGATCCTTCAATTAAAATATTAGTTGGGGGGGCACCTTTTTTAATGGACAGCACTCTTTGGGAAGAGGTGGGTGCAGATAAAATGGGAAAAAGTGCAGCCGATAATATTCCTATTATAGAACAATGGATGAAGGAGGATTCTTAATGGAAAAAAGGTATACTTCTATGGAAAGAGTGTTGACAACTATGAGTAAGCATGAACCAGACAAGGTTCCATTGTTTTTAATGTGTACACATTACTGCGCAAAATTTTTAGATGTATCTATTAAAAACTATTTTAGTAAACCTGAAAATGTAGCAAGGGGACAAATGATGCTTCTCAAAAAATTCAACAATGATTGTTTGAATCCATTTTATTCTGCTGCTCATGAGTATGCAGCTTTTGGAAGTGAAGTTATTTTCAATGAAGCAGGACCTCCTAATGCTGGTGAACCAATAATAAAAAACTTTGACGATATTTTAAAATTACAACCACCAGATGTTAAAAATTCAAAAATTCTTAGAAATTGTCTTGAAACAATATCCATACTGAAGGAGGAAGTGGGGATGTCCGTCCCTATTGCTGGGGGTGTGTTATCACCTTTTTCACTTCCTATTCTTCAAATGGGTTTTGATAAATATATTGAACTTATTTATGAAAAACCAGAGTTGTTAGAGCATCTTATAAAAATCAATGAAAGGTTTTGCACTGAATGGGCTAATATGCAATTGGCGGCAGGTGCATCCTTTATAACGACTATAGATTCTATGTCTGTGTCTTCAATTATTCCTAAAAGCATATATTTAAAGACTGGATTTCTTTCTGCAAAGAGAACAATACCCACTATTAAAAGTGATGTAGCCATTGCTACGTCCTCGGCAAGCTCGGCCTCAATACTCGAGGAAATCCTTGAATCTGGAATTAAAGCCATTCTGGTAAGCCATAGTGATGATCTAGCTGAAATAAAGAAAAAAGTTGGTCAAAGAGCTACATTGCTTGGAAATCTAAATGGTATTGAAATGTGCAGATGGACTAGATCTGATGCTGAATATAATGTTAAGGAAGCGATAAAAAAAGCTGGAGTTGGTGGTGGTTTCATCTTGTGCGACAGTTTAGGAGACATTCCTTATCAGGTTAGTGAGGATATTCTTCATGAAATATCAGAGAGTGTAAATAAGTGGGGAAGATATCCGTTAAATTGGAGGTGATTATATGAACGATGAACTATGTATCTTAATTTGTGAAAGTTTCAAAGCTGAAGTGGAGAGTATGCGAGGCGCTTTGAAAAATGGAGATGTTGAATTTAAATACTATTCAATGGATTGTATAAATTGCAAGCGTCAAAGACAGAAATTATATGATGGCCTTATTGAATCAGGTTATTGCAGTGACTCAGTTATTTTGCTGCCAACTCAGAAGGGTTCTGGAAGAGATGAGAATCTTGCTGGTGAAAGTATTTTCAATTCATGTCTTTCATTATTGGCTGGAGGTGATCTAATAAATTACCTTTCTTCAATGGGGTATTATTTGACTACACCAGGTTGGCTAAAAAGATGGAAGCATATTATTATGGACATATACGGATTTAATCAAGAAACTGCACGTGAATTTTTTTCGGAATACTGTAAAAAGGTGGTTCTTATTGACAGTGGCGTATATAGCAATATCCTACCTTATTTAATAGAGTTTTCAGAATATATAGGAATGAAATATGAAATTATAGATGTAGGTTTGGATTGCTTTTCAAGCACTATAAATAATTCATATAAAAATTGGAAAGTTAATAGACTAGAATATATTTTAAATTTAAAAAACAAGCAGGTCACTGATTATGCTCTCGTATTTGATTTCCTTGAAAAAAAAGCAACACTTTTAAAACGTGAAGACCTGATTAAGAATATTTTTACTTTATTTGAAATGTTGACCGGTGCTAAGCATCTCGCATTTCTTCCTGTAATTGAACATAAAAAAGGAGAAATAATTTTCCATCAAGAGAAGTTGTATAAAAGTGAACTATATGATATCCACAACTCAGAATTTAGGCAAAATTATTTTCTTACTTCCTCAGGAGCAGGATTTATTTTTAAGATAACTTTTGATAATGAATTAATGGGTTATATGGAAGTGGAAGATATTATGTTTCCTAATTATATGGAAAGCTACTTAGATTTATCAAAAACAATCATTATAATTCTAGGAATAATGCTTTTTAATTCAAAGATTTATGAGAAATTAATTGATACAAATGAAGAACTTCTTTCATTGAATAATGAGCTTGAGGTTCTTGTTGATAAACGTACTTCTCAACTGTTGGAGGTTAATGGAAACCTTGAAAAAACAAACTGTATGTTAGAAGAAGAAATCGAAGAGCATAAGTTAACTGAGACTAAGCTTAAAGCTGCAAAAGAGGAAGCAGAAAGAGCAAACTCAGCTAAAAGTCAGTTCTTGGCAAATATGAGTCATGAAATAAGGACACCTATGAATGGGATTATGGGAATGACTAGCTTATTGGAATTTTCAAAGTTGACAGATGAGCAAATTGACATAGTAAAAATGATTGAAACTTCTTCAAAACATCTTCTTCAGATTATTAATGATATACTTGATCTCTCAGTAATGGATGTAGGCAAGATTGAACTAAAGCCAGAACGTATAAACATATTTAATTTAATGAATGAAAGTAGAAATTTATTTACATATTTAGCGGAGAATAAAGGACTGAAGCTTGAGATTATTGTTGACAATAATTTACCGAATGAAATCATATTAGATAAGGGTAGATTAATGCAAGTTTTAAGCAATTTAATAGGAAATGCAATTAAGTTTACTGAAAAAGGTAAAATTCAAGTATCCGTAGATAAAGTTGAGGATAAAGAGAATAAAGTGAAGCTAATGTTTTCTGTAAAAGATACAGGGATTGGAATTAAGGAAGAAGACATTCCGAGATTATTTAATTATTTTACGCAGTTAGATATATCGGCTTCAAAAAAATTCCAAGGGACTGGTCTGGGGCTTGCCATTTCTAAAAATATCGTTAAGCTTATGGGGGGAGAAATATCTGTTGAAAGTCATTATGGTAAAGGAAGTACATTCTACTTTACTTGTTTGTTTGATATTGCTATTGATAGTAGGGAATCATCAAATATTCAAAAAATATGTATAGATAACAAGACTTATTTAGAAACTAGGATATTACAAGTTGAAGATGATACTATCAGCCAGCGATTTATGAATCAATTATGTAATATTGCAGGGTGGAAAATAAAAATAGCTTCAAATGGATTAGAGGCATTGAATATACTTGAAAATGAGGATTTTGATATAATTCTTATGGATATTCAGATGCCAGATATGAGCGGAATTGAACTTACAAAAATAATTCGGGAAAAAGAAAAGTTAACTGGTAAACATATTACTATAATCGCAATGACAGCATATGCAATGGGAGGAGATAGAGATATATGTATTAATACAGGCATGGATGACTATATTAGTAAACCAATTGAAGTTATGAAACTTAAAGAAGTTATTACTAAGTATAGCAATAACTATAAATAGAGCATTTATAAAATATTAAAAAATATAAAAGTTTCTACATAAACTGTACAATAGGATGCGAAGAAAAGTAAGAGTGGTCTAGAGTATATTCACTAATTAGTTAGGCAATTTTATGTGTGTTTAAGATGGAAATTATAAAGGCAGTTCTTCCATATCAACATGAAACCTACGAAAATCTGGAATTCGGATTTTCGTAGGTTTTTATTTTGTGGGAAATAAAT encodes the following:
- a CDS encoding uroporphyrinogen decarboxylase family protein — translated: MEKRYTSMERVLTTMSKHEPDKVPLFLMCTHYCAKFLDVSIKNYFSKPENVARGQMMLLKKFNNDCLNPFYSAAHEYAAFGSEVIFNEAGPPNAGEPIIKNFDDILKLQPPDVKNSKILRNCLETISILKEEVGMSVPIAGGVLSPFSLPILQMGFDKYIELIYEKPELLEHLIKINERFCTEWANMQLAAGASFITTIDSMSVSSIIPKSIYLKTGFLSAKRTIPTIKSDVAIATSSASSASILEEILESGIKAILVSHSDDLAEIKKKVGQRATLLGNLNGIEMCRWTRSDAEYNVKEAIKKAGVGGGFILCDSLGDIPYQVSEDILHEISESVNKWGRYPLNWR
- a CDS encoding helix-turn-helix transcriptional regulator gives rise to the protein MQTRIQELRKEKKITQGELADAVNVTRQTIISLENGRYNASLILAHKIAQFFEISIEEIFIFDKEDENL
- a CDS encoding cobalamin B12-binding domain-containing protein translates to MMNWEAFEKALINYDKLEVNKILQHFLAEKNGIDFIDEYIVKSLTSIGEKWERGEVALSQIYMSSRLCEEIASSILEEKNFIIKNAKPIAIVTLEDYHTLGKKIVSAVVRSSGFDLIDYGSISRLEEIIKKVTEDRIKILMISVLMYPSALKIKKISQMLHEKDPSIKILVGGAPFLMDSTLWEEVGADKMGKSAADNIPIIEQWMKEDS
- a CDS encoding MFS transporter produces the protein MEKDIQKDKVLWTKNFVIINIINLLIFFGFQMLLPTLPLYAKKLGGTNSIIGLVTGAFVVSSVIIRPISGLLLDKLGRQKVFLVGLFIFIISVFSYSIVPFISAIIMIRFIHGFGWGAVSTASNTIASDNIPNDRFGEGMGYFSLTSSLAMAVAPTIGLFVISKYSFQALFLTSTILAVLGGIIAFKLEYKKIENKEQTKIKASLYEKISINPSIIVFFVTITYGALTSFLPLYASQKGIENIGIFFTVYAISLFISRPIFGKIIDKLGFDYAIIPGFICVIISMLLLSESSNISMFLIAAFIYGIGFGATQSTLQTMAMVGVPPSRLGAANATFFTAFDCGIGLGAVILGVVSSNVGYAQMYLWASGAAIIAFILYFIIGRKRKPQLQVKK
- a CDS encoding DeoR/GlpR family DNA-binding transcription regulator gives rise to the protein MINRYTKLLEIVNENKRIEVSKLSELLNVSQVTIRKDLGALEEKGLLKREHGYAVMTSSDDINSRLAFNYDIKRKIAQLASKLVNDGETVMIESGSSCALLAEELAYNKKDITVITNSTFIANYIREGNAKVVLLGGDYQPESQVSVGPLTRKCVKDFFVDKLFIGTDGYNSKIGFTGKNLMRTETVKAMAESSNKIIILTESSKFSERGVVSQFKAEEISYLFTDTNIPEDVLESLKKEKVDVQMVSVE
- a CDS encoding MarR family winged helix-turn-helix transcriptional regulator translates to MENISKLNAAIYRNAQSIINSKLIDLNIRSGQHDFLYVISKNEGISQKELSEFLYVGKSTTAKAVKNLVENDYVKRIQDENDKRIYRLYLTDAGKKVIPKIDATFLELVAIFSKNLSKKEEEQTVIILKRILHTISEEKNKINSDID
- a CDS encoding ATP-binding protein yields the protein MNDELCILICESFKAEVESMRGALKNGDVEFKYYSMDCINCKRQRQKLYDGLIESGYCSDSVILLPTQKGSGRDENLAGESIFNSCLSLLAGGDLINYLSSMGYYLTTPGWLKRWKHIIMDIYGFNQETAREFFSEYCKKVVLIDSGVYSNILPYLIEFSEYIGMKYEIIDVGLDCFSSTINNSYKNWKVNRLEYILNLKNKQVTDYALVFDFLEKKATLLKREDLIKNIFTLFEMLTGAKHLAFLPVIEHKKGEIIFHQEKLYKSELYDIHNSEFRQNYFLTSSGAGFIFKITFDNELMGYMEVEDIMFPNYMESYLDLSKTIIIILGIMLFNSKIYEKLIDTNEELLSLNNELEVLVDKRTSQLLEVNGNLEKTNCMLEEEIEEHKLTETKLKAAKEEAERANSAKSQFLANMSHEIRTPMNGIMGMTSLLEFSKLTDEQIDIVKMIETSSKHLLQIINDILDLSVMDVGKIELKPERINIFNLMNESRNLFTYLAENKGLKLEIIVDNNLPNEIILDKGRLMQVLSNLIGNAIKFTEKGKIQVSVDKVEDKENKVKLMFSVKDTGIGIKEEDIPRLFNYFTQLDISASKKFQGTGLGLAISKNIVKLMGGEISVESHYGKGSTFYFTCLFDIAIDSRESSNIQKICIDNKTYLETRILQVEDDTISQRFMNQLCNIAGWKIKIASNGLEALNILENEDFDIILMDIQMPDMSGIELTKIIREKEKLTGKHITIIAMTAYAMGGDRDICINTGMDDYISKPIEVMKLKEVITKYSNNYK
- a CDS encoding glycyl radical protein; amino-acid sequence: MNHFGELTDRMHNFREELLNAKSMVSVERARLTTESYKEHADKPMVLRRALCLENILKNMTIFIEDNSIIAGNQAESNRSAPIFPEYAMDWVIDELDEFEKRAGDIFYITEESKDVLREIAPFWEHKTLKDRGLAGMPAESRIFYDLGIIKAEGNITSGDAHIAVNYETVLKLGLINYKERTEKKLKELDLTDHRNLNKSYFYRAILIVLDAVAAFAKRYADLALELAEKESDVNRKEELLEMSRILNKVPYYPAETFHEAVQSLWIIHLVLQIESNGHSLSYGRMDQYLNPFYEKDLKLGKITEDSATELLTNLWLKTFTINKIRSWSHTRFSAGSPLYQNVTVGGQTVDKKDAVNPLSYLILKSVAQTKLPQPNLTVRYYRGLSNDFMKECIEVVRLGFGMPAFNSDEVIIPSFIEKGVDEKDAYNYSAIGCVEVAVPGKWGYRCTGMSFLNFPKSLLIALNDGIDPESGTKLCEGVGHFKDMTTFDEVMKAWDKIIREFTRHSVIIDSCADLAIEEVTADVLCSALTDDCIERGLNLKEGGAVYDFISDLQVGIANLGDSLAAIKKCVFEDKSFTPAQVWDALLNNFEGEDGKRIQDILLNDAPKYGNDDDYIDLLLREAYEIYIDEIKKYKNTRYGRGPIGGCYYAGTSSISANVPQGAGTLATPDGRKAGEPLAEGCSPSHAMDKNGPTAVFKSVSKLPTHDITGGVLLNQKVTPQMLSKESDREKLILLIRTFFNRLEGFHVQYNVVSRDTLLDAQKHPEDHRDLIVRVAGYSAFFNVLSKQTQDDIIERTEQVL